A genome region from Arthrobacter sp. V1I9 includes the following:
- a CDS encoding MFS transporter produces MSDKKSMTMEQVRRRTLFSGTIGAVVEWYEYTVYATAAALVFGPLFFPAMDPSISQIAALATFGVGFIARPLGAFVAGHLGDRIGRKSTLILTFAIMTASTALIGMLPTYEAVGVLAPILLCVLRLAQGFAVGGEWGGAAIIAVENAPKGKRGFYGSWPQIGVCPAGCSWAPQPWHWQAP; encoded by the coding sequence ATGTCAGACAAGAAGTCCATGACAATGGAACAAGTCCGCCGACGGACCCTGTTCTCCGGCACCATCGGCGCGGTCGTTGAATGGTACGAGTACACCGTATACGCCACCGCTGCGGCGCTGGTCTTCGGACCCCTCTTCTTTCCCGCAATGGATCCCAGCATTTCCCAGATCGCGGCCCTGGCAACGTTCGGTGTCGGATTCATTGCCCGCCCCCTGGGCGCGTTCGTCGCCGGCCACCTCGGTGACCGGATCGGACGGAAATCGACCCTGATCCTCACATTCGCCATCATGACCGCCTCCACAGCACTGATCGGCATGCTCCCCACCTACGAGGCGGTCGGGGTGCTGGCGCCCATCCTGCTCTGCGTACTCCGCCTCGCCCAGGGCTTCGCCGTGGGCGGGGAATGGGGCGGGGCGGCCATCATCGCCGTCGAAAACGCGCCCAAAGGAAAACGCGGCTTCTACGGCTCCTGGCCGCAGATCGGCGTGTGTCCTGCGGGCTGCTCCTGGGCACCGCAGCCGTGGCACTGGCAGGCGCCCTGA
- a CDS encoding MFS transporter produces MALAGALTGDAFTTWGWRIPFLLSIVLAAVGLYIRLNATESPEFLAEKEKMAKEAQHRKAPIAELLTHHRKPLLIAIFARFAEAGNYYLFTVFVLSYVTTTLKVPQHYGLTAVMIGSALNIIMIPVFGRLSDRIGRKRTFLLGGTAIVLTAWPIFALVGAGQQLTIILGVALFLALGHALVYAPLPALYCELFPTAVRYSGISIGYQMASILLAGFMPALASALVLWSGGTWPVVLIIIASTIVAMISVSFAKETKDLDLAEIGRDPALTGTKA; encoded by the coding sequence GTGGCACTGGCAGGCGCCCTGACAGGTGATGCCTTCACGACCTGGGGCTGGCGCATACCCTTCCTCCTGAGCATCGTGCTCGCCGCAGTCGGGCTCTACATACGACTCAACGCAACCGAGAGCCCGGAGTTCCTTGCCGAGAAGGAAAAGATGGCGAAGGAGGCCCAGCACCGCAAGGCGCCCATTGCCGAACTGCTCACGCACCACCGCAAGCCGCTGCTGATCGCCATCTTCGCCCGCTTCGCCGAGGCTGGAAACTACTACCTCTTCACCGTCTTCGTCCTCTCCTACGTCACAACAACACTGAAGGTTCCGCAGCACTACGGGCTGACGGCCGTCATGATCGGTTCTGCCCTGAACATCATCATGATCCCGGTCTTCGGACGCCTCTCGGACCGCATCGGCCGCAAGCGGACCTTCCTGCTCGGCGGCACGGCAATCGTGCTGACCGCCTGGCCAATTTTCGCGCTGGTCGGCGCGGGCCAGCAGCTGACCATCATCCTCGGCGTCGCACTGTTCCTGGCTTTGGGCCACGCGCTGGTCTATGCACCACTTCCGGCGCTGTACTGCGAATTGTTCCCCACCGCCGTGCGGTACTCCGGAATTTCCATCGGTTACCAGATGGCATCAATCCTGCTCGCCGGGTTCATGCCGGCGCTGGCCAGCGCACTTGTCCTTTGGAGTGGCGGCACCTGGCCTGTCGTACTGATCATCATCGCCTCAACGATCGTTGCCATGATCTCGGTTTCCTTCGCGAAGGAAACCAAAGACCTTGATCTGGCCGAAATTGGCAGGGACCCGGCCCTGACCGGGACGAAAGCCTAA
- a CDS encoding LacI family DNA-binding transcriptional regulator: MVTSRDVAELAGVSQATVSRVMSSPAKLSPATKARVQAAMETLGYVPHAGAQAMKTRRTNTIGVVVADLTNPFYPEVLDELSRELDAAGFRVVIWNAGGGSHHDALKAIREHAVDGVIFTTATEDSLELQAAIEKNSPIVLINRVVEGLDCDQVTSSNTAGGAAVADYLLAHGKTHVAFIGGAQNASTSRERGRGFLGRMAEQGHAVPEHFRFDGMFSHDISAQVTNRLLARADRPQAIFCANDHMAFGALDALRAHQIQPTDCWVIGYDDVDMAAWDSFSLTTVRQPSREMARAGAEMMINRIHAPRSAPRQINFPCDLIVRKSTELAGRTGSN; this comes from the coding sequence ATGGTCACAAGCCGAGACGTGGCGGAACTCGCCGGAGTTTCCCAAGCAACGGTCTCCCGTGTGATGTCCTCCCCCGCGAAACTTTCACCGGCCACTAAAGCCCGCGTACAGGCAGCCATGGAAACCCTGGGTTACGTGCCGCACGCCGGCGCCCAAGCCATGAAGACCCGTCGGACCAACACCATCGGCGTCGTCGTCGCTGACCTCACAAACCCGTTCTACCCTGAAGTACTGGATGAACTAAGCCGCGAACTTGATGCCGCCGGTTTCCGTGTCGTCATCTGGAACGCCGGCGGTGGAAGCCACCACGACGCGCTGAAGGCCATCCGCGAACACGCCGTCGACGGAGTGATCTTCACGACCGCCACGGAAGATTCACTGGAGCTGCAGGCAGCCATCGAAAAGAACAGCCCCATCGTCCTCATCAATCGCGTGGTGGAAGGCCTGGACTGTGACCAGGTCACCAGCAGCAATACCGCCGGGGGCGCCGCCGTCGCCGATTACCTGCTGGCTCACGGCAAGACACACGTGGCCTTCATCGGCGGCGCGCAAAACGCCAGTACCTCCCGCGAACGCGGACGGGGATTCCTCGGAAGAATGGCCGAACAGGGCCACGCCGTGCCAGAACACTTCCGGTTCGACGGCATGTTTTCCCACGACATCAGCGCCCAGGTCACGAACAGACTGCTTGCCCGCGCCGACCGGCCCCAAGCCATCTTCTGCGCCAACGACCACATGGCCTTCGGTGCCTTAGACGCCCTTCGAGCCCACCAGATTCAACCCACGGACTGCTGGGTAATCGGGTATGACGACGTCGACATGGCCGCCTGGGACTCATTCAGCCTGACTACCGTCCGACAACCAAGCCGCGAAATGGCCCGCGCCGGAGCAGAAATGATGATCAACCGGATCCACGCGCCAAGAAGCGCGCCGCGCCAAATCAACTTCCCCTGCGACCTTATCGTCCGGAAAAGCACGGAACTGGCTGGCCGCACCGGCAGCAACTGA
- a CDS encoding DUF1828 domain-containing protein, translating into MTETSDFMEELVPDHRLLIDVRTPGYGYLFTLPHTLHDGTPVELYVEFDGQAARINDQGLVSNHLDMAGVDLGKKHIATGWSRIQTSVGYAPDFSARPWELSAFAERSQLSSALYAVADAAVRADGLRVLASQYRPRSFSERVEHYGPALDPEV; encoded by the coding sequence ATGACGGAAACCAGCGATTTCATGGAAGAACTGGTCCCTGATCACCGGCTTCTGATCGATGTCCGGACACCCGGCTATGGGTACCTATTTACGCTTCCGCATACCCTTCACGACGGAACTCCTGTCGAGTTGTATGTAGAGTTCGACGGCCAAGCTGCGCGAATCAATGACCAAGGCCTCGTGTCGAATCACTTGGATATGGCCGGGGTCGACCTCGGGAAAAAACACATAGCCACTGGGTGGAGCCGGATCCAAACGTCTGTGGGTTACGCCCCCGACTTTTCTGCCAGGCCATGGGAGCTTAGCGCCTTTGCTGAGCGAAGCCAGCTAAGTAGCGCCCTCTACGCGGTTGCGGATGCTGCCGTCCGTGCCGACGGGCTCAGAGTGCTTGCATCCCAGTACCGGCCACGGTCATTTTCCGAACGGGTTGAGCACTATGGGCCGGCGCTTGACCCAGAGGTATAG
- a CDS encoding ATP-binding protein, with protein sequence MDQPDPSTAARVLVAEQTQGRWTFLRRGLRGQSTLAAVAVVAVALLTGGLLLLLMLESALVAGTDSFLRTKVQDVAAFIQSHDAEEASLVVAETAKKDPLVQIIDAQGKVIGASEPGLLKGPLSSLRPTAGQSATDKVSAPDLVGDGDERYLVVWGVDDDEDTRYWVLAGRTIQPQSDTVRIVTWFLLVAMPLLLGLVAWSVYFLVGRSLRLMETIRTQVNHIGAGRLSERVDVPRTGDELQALAATMNSMLGRIETADQRQRQFVSDASHELRGPITTLRTGLDISNADPSGETWRGMRPVFAEETQRLQGLVEDLLTLSKADDEGMTVRREDVDLDDVLAVELRRLKATSSQRIVADLVPAKVAGDPVRLGQAFRNVLDNADRHATGTIAVKLSVTVQTVSVTIDDDGVPVPLADRERIFERFVRLDESRSRQQGGSGLGLAITRGIIEGHGGRVTATVAPQGWCRFEISLPPMPRPPSEPPADVPTANSNQG encoded by the coding sequence ATGGACCAACCGGATCCGTCCACTGCCGCGCGTGTTCTGGTAGCAGAGCAAACGCAGGGGCGCTGGACATTTCTGCGCCGTGGACTCCGAGGGCAGTCGACCCTTGCAGCGGTGGCCGTCGTCGCCGTCGCCCTGCTGACCGGCGGCCTGCTGCTGCTCCTGATGCTGGAGTCCGCGCTCGTTGCCGGGACAGACAGTTTCCTGCGGACCAAGGTCCAGGACGTGGCAGCCTTCATTCAGAGCCACGACGCAGAAGAAGCCAGCCTTGTGGTGGCAGAGACGGCGAAGAAGGACCCCTTGGTGCAAATCATCGACGCCCAGGGGAAGGTTATCGGGGCCTCCGAGCCGGGGCTTTTGAAGGGGCCACTCAGTTCTCTTAGGCCGACTGCCGGTCAAAGCGCCACCGACAAGGTATCCGCTCCCGATCTCGTGGGGGACGGCGACGAGCGCTATCTGGTGGTGTGGGGCGTGGACGACGATGAAGACACCAGGTATTGGGTTCTGGCCGGCCGAACCATTCAGCCCCAGTCAGACACGGTCCGGATTGTCACCTGGTTTTTGCTCGTTGCTATGCCATTGCTGCTGGGCCTGGTGGCGTGGTCGGTGTATTTCCTCGTCGGGCGTTCACTGCGGCTGATGGAGACGATACGGACACAGGTCAACCACATAGGCGCCGGGCGACTGAGCGAGCGTGTGGATGTCCCACGCACGGGTGACGAATTGCAAGCCCTGGCCGCCACTATGAATTCCATGCTTGGCCGGATTGAAACGGCCGACCAAAGACAACGGCAGTTCGTCTCCGACGCGAGCCATGAACTGCGGGGCCCCATCACCACTCTCCGGACAGGCCTGGACATCTCCAACGCCGACCCCTCCGGCGAGACGTGGCGAGGGATGCGGCCCGTCTTTGCCGAAGAGACGCAACGGCTGCAGGGTCTCGTGGAGGACCTCCTGACATTGTCCAAGGCCGACGACGAGGGAATGACCGTCCGCCGTGAGGATGTGGACCTCGATGATGTCCTGGCCGTTGAGTTACGCAGGCTCAAAGCAACGAGCAGCCAGCGGATCGTCGCAGACCTCGTTCCGGCCAAGGTCGCAGGAGACCCAGTCCGCCTTGGACAGGCCTTCCGGAACGTGCTCGACAACGCCGATCGCCACGCCACAGGGACCATTGCCGTGAAGCTGTCGGTGACAGTTCAGACAGTGTCGGTGACCATTGACGACGACGGAGTCCCCGTGCCGCTGGCCGACAGGGAAAGGATCTTCGAACGTTTCGTGCGCCTGGATGAGAGCCGGTCACGCCAGCAGGGCGGAAGCGGGCTGGGCCTGGCGATTACCCGTGGCATCATAGAGGGCCACGGTGGCCGGGTTACGGCAACCGTGGCGCCACAGGGCTGGTGCCGCTTTGAAATCAGTTTGCCGCCGATGCCCCGGCCGCCTAGCGAACCCCCTGCCGATGTACCCACCGCAAACTCTAATCAGGGCTGA
- a CDS encoding response regulator transcription factor, with the protein MRVLLVEDEVLLAETIRQGLKAEGFVVDTAHDGVDGLWAATENLYDVVVLDVMLPGMHGYSVLKQMRERQNWVPVIMLTAKDGEYDQTDAFDLGADDYLTKPFSFPVLVARLRALIRRGAPERPVVLAVGSLRLNPATRHVTRDGQVISLTAREFGLLDYLMRRPGEVLSKAQIIDNVWDSEFLGGDNVVEVYIGYLRRKIDVPFGLNTLRTVRGMGYRLSPD; encoded by the coding sequence GTGCGGGTCCTGCTTGTGGAAGACGAGGTCCTGCTGGCCGAGACGATCCGGCAGGGGCTAAAAGCCGAGGGTTTCGTGGTCGATACGGCCCATGACGGTGTTGATGGGTTGTGGGCCGCCACGGAGAACCTGTACGACGTCGTTGTGCTGGATGTGATGCTTCCGGGCATGCATGGTTATTCGGTACTGAAACAGATGCGGGAGCGCCAGAATTGGGTGCCGGTGATCATGCTGACGGCCAAAGATGGTGAATATGACCAGACCGATGCCTTCGACCTGGGGGCAGATGACTACTTGACCAAGCCGTTCAGCTTCCCCGTGCTGGTAGCTCGGCTCCGGGCACTCATTCGCCGGGGAGCCCCGGAACGGCCGGTCGTCCTGGCTGTTGGTTCGCTAAGGCTGAACCCGGCAACCCGGCACGTGACACGTGACGGGCAGGTCATCTCGCTGACTGCGCGGGAGTTTGGCCTGCTGGACTACCTGATGCGCAGGCCGGGCGAGGTTTTGTCGAAGGCTCAGATCATTGACAATGTCTGGGACTCCGAATTCCTGGGCGGCGATAATGTGGTCGAGGTCTATATCGGGTATTTGCGCAGGAAAATCGATGTGCCCTTCGGCCTCAATACGCTCAGGACGGTAAGGGGCATGGGCTACAGACTCAGCCCTGATTAG
- a CDS encoding DUF695 domain-containing protein — MSIQRRNATVHTYAISAFWRWWSAEGAGHLSRAVTTGDYRDLSDTLDGMVKAIGPGLGWQNGPGIRARHQLCVSGGGDPGLRVLAERWRRAAPPPTPMWEFAGARQPQPGMLAVTLEVAGESINLGLSRASVTLDVERARAHVIVHHPAFTRVTPGYRHQLSRLLVDWLLGEDNVQRWIGAISAAETEPPDSLPATALPEIIEAMAARYAPIGWTLKDAGTSSGPRTIIRALRPLRWVDHPLLDLHTAIQVGYPQTRPDGLPDYDEAIDLHRLEEDLTAALGPRGMLVATQTSNDQRILHCYTDSEDQNGQDTIDRFAGTRPHIEVTHTHDPGWTLINPFT; from the coding sequence GTGAGCATTCAACGGCGAAACGCTACCGTTCACACATACGCCATTTCCGCGTTCTGGCGGTGGTGGTCAGCAGAAGGTGCCGGGCACCTCAGTCGTGCCGTCACGACAGGTGACTACCGGGACCTTTCGGACACCCTCGATGGCATGGTGAAGGCCATCGGCCCGGGCCTTGGCTGGCAAAACGGCCCAGGCATCCGTGCACGGCACCAGCTCTGCGTCTCAGGCGGCGGGGACCCCGGACTGCGGGTCTTGGCCGAACGGTGGAGGCGGGCCGCACCCCCGCCCACACCGATGTGGGAATTCGCCGGAGCCAGACAGCCGCAACCAGGCATGCTCGCCGTCACCCTCGAAGTTGCCGGGGAATCGATCAACCTTGGCCTGAGCCGTGCCTCAGTAACCCTGGACGTGGAACGCGCCCGGGCCCACGTCATCGTCCACCACCCGGCCTTCACGCGGGTCACCCCCGGCTACCGGCACCAGCTCTCCCGTCTGCTGGTGGACTGGCTCCTTGGAGAAGACAACGTCCAACGATGGATCGGCGCCATCAGCGCCGCCGAGACCGAACCCCCGGACAGCCTGCCAGCAACAGCCCTTCCCGAGATCATCGAAGCCATGGCCGCCCGGTACGCGCCCATCGGCTGGACATTAAAGGACGCCGGAACATCCTCGGGGCCGCGCACGATCATCAGAGCACTGCGTCCCCTACGGTGGGTAGACCACCCCCTGCTGGACCTGCACACAGCCATCCAGGTTGGTTACCCGCAGACCCGGCCCGACGGGCTACCAGACTACGACGAAGCGATAGACCTGCACCGTCTCGAAGAGGACCTGACAGCAGCCCTCGGACCCCGAGGCATGCTCGTCGCCACCCAGACATCAAATGACCAGCGTATCCTGCACTGCTACACCGACTCCGAAGACCAGAACGGCCAGGACACCATCGACCGCTTCGCGGGAACCCGACCCCATATCGAAGTGACCCACACCCACGACCCCGGATGGACTCTGATAAACCCATTCACATAA
- a CDS encoding heavy metal-responsive transcriptional regulator, with amino-acid sequence MRIGEAAAAAGTTTKALRFYEERGLLPDVGRTDSGYRDYSPAMVSRLEFIRRSKDAGLGLAQIKEILRIRDAGHAPCAQVSDQLTQQLDALDRQIAELTALRATVSELHRTLTAADPAACEPTQICSYL; translated from the coding sequence ATGCGTATCGGTGAGGCAGCCGCCGCGGCTGGTACGACGACGAAGGCCCTGCGGTTCTATGAAGAGCGAGGTCTCCTGCCCGACGTCGGCCGCACCGACAGCGGGTACCGCGACTACTCCCCCGCGATGGTCAGCCGGCTTGAATTCATCAGGCGCAGTAAAGACGCGGGCCTGGGCTTGGCCCAGATTAAGGAAATCCTCCGGATCCGTGACGCCGGACACGCCCCGTGCGCACAGGTAAGTGACCAACTGACCCAACAACTGGATGCCCTGGACCGGCAGATCGCCGAACTGACCGCCCTCAGAGCTACCGTTTCCGAGCTCCACCGCACCCTGACCGCCGCAGACCCGGCCGCATGCGAGCCCACACAGATTTGCAGCTACCTCTGA
- a CDS encoding O-antigen ligase family protein, producing MSLAVSGAVVFVIAVLESAGLRPLGGAADVRPGATLGNATDQGLIGVVITGVLAAQAEPDRAWQVWLRRGGLLAGAGVAVLSGSRAALAALLAVVVFGVCTWMRSRLWTGPKTAAGAGLAVAGIAVGVLLAPAPRERLLSTGTVDGRLLLWEQALGLIADRPLSGVGPSGFVDALPGYLGPEWARTVGDSFPTDSPHSWPLQVLAAGGFPLLVLVLVLIVVSVVAVVRRMRASPSASHRRYLAVVLVTVAAYGVALLTHFTSIGTTGLVAFLCGGLVGREAATGSPARDGFHRTFAAGKMLAVPRLFGALLVLTGLGLAVPATAAEGFMGAGARAAAGGNYAQAEQAFRQAWQLRRWDSDTALLAGQAFAGPATEGERQAARYAVEWGTLARERTPRSQEAGTALALGHLYSGEVPEAKDVLDALIAESPNATALYIHRGVAQFGLGQPAAAITDLEHAASLDPALDTPWRVLANIHQRLGNSQEAFAATQRAAALANP from the coding sequence GTGTCCCTCGCCGTTTCCGGCGCGGTGGTGTTCGTCATCGCGGTGCTGGAAAGCGCCGGTTTGCGGCCGCTGGGCGGTGCTGCCGATGTGCGTCCCGGAGCGACGTTGGGCAACGCTACCGACCAGGGGCTGATCGGCGTAGTCATCACCGGTGTGCTGGCCGCCCAAGCCGAGCCAGACCGGGCCTGGCAGGTCTGGTTGCGTCGTGGCGGTCTGCTTGCGGGCGCGGGGGTCGCAGTTCTTTCCGGTTCCCGCGCGGCGCTGGCCGCGTTGCTGGCCGTGGTGGTGTTCGGTGTTTGCACGTGGATGAGGAGTCGGTTGTGGACGGGTCCGAAAACCGCCGCCGGCGCCGGGCTCGCGGTGGCGGGCATCGCCGTCGGCGTCCTGCTGGCCCCCGCGCCTCGCGAGCGGCTGCTGTCAACGGGAACCGTGGACGGGCGGTTGCTGCTGTGGGAACAGGCCCTTGGACTGATCGCCGACCGCCCGCTGTCCGGCGTCGGTCCGAGCGGCTTTGTTGACGCCCTGCCGGGGTATCTCGGGCCCGAGTGGGCGCGGACTGTGGGAGACAGCTTCCCGACGGACTCCCCCCATAGCTGGCCGCTCCAGGTGCTGGCCGCTGGTGGCTTTCCCCTGCTGGTGCTTGTGCTGGTGCTGATTGTGGTTTCCGTGGTGGCGGTGGTCCGCCGGATGAGGGCCTCGCCTTCTGCCTCCCACCGGCGATACCTGGCCGTGGTGCTGGTCACGGTGGCGGCGTACGGAGTGGCGTTGCTGACGCACTTCACATCCATCGGCACCACGGGACTGGTGGCCTTCCTGTGCGGCGGGCTCGTGGGGCGCGAGGCGGCTACCGGATCTCCAGCCCGTGACGGCTTCCACCGCACGTTTGCTGCGGGGAAAATGTTGGCCGTTCCCCGGCTGTTCGGGGCGTTGCTCGTTCTTACCGGACTCGGGCTCGCGGTTCCTGCGACGGCGGCGGAAGGGTTTATGGGAGCCGGAGCCAGGGCGGCTGCAGGAGGGAATTATGCCCAGGCTGAGCAGGCGTTCAGGCAGGCCTGGCAGCTTAGGCGCTGGGACAGCGACACCGCACTGCTTGCAGGTCAAGCCTTTGCCGGCCCGGCCACGGAGGGGGAGCGGCAGGCCGCCCGCTATGCCGTCGAGTGGGGGACGCTCGCTCGGGAAAGGACACCGCGCTCCCAAGAGGCGGGAACGGCCCTGGCCCTCGGCCACCTCTACAGCGGCGAGGTGCCTGAAGCTAAGGATGTGCTGGATGCGCTGATTGCCGAATCTCCCAATGCCACGGCGCTCTACATTCACCGCGGCGTGGCGCAATTCGGCCTGGGCCAGCCGGCGGCGGCGATTACTGACCTGGAACATGCCGCATCGCTCGACCCTGCACTGGATACCCCATGGAGGGTCCTAGCCAACATTCATCAGCGGCTGGGCAATAGCCAAGAAGCTTTCGCTGCTACGCAACGTGCGGCTGCGCTGGCGAACCCTTAG